cttttcttggtttgggttTGAGATCAACGACGCAGACCCGTAGCTTTATACTGAAGGATTTTCCCTTTACAGCTAATTTTATTTAAAGTCGCCAATTATCTATGGAGTCTAACATGTTCGTTCAGTAAGGCGTTTATGAAAAATCTAATAAATTTGTTGagcaaaattatttttcaatccGAATTTCATTGCCAATCATTATTTTGGTCCGGGCTTGAATAAATAAGTCCACGAAACAAGCGGAATTCTGCTGTCTACAACTGACACGAGGGGGACTTCGTAGAATCAAGTTTTCGCATGAAGACCAATTTTGATTAATGACAAGacctttttgaaaaatttaaaatttttcttgaatacTTTGTAAAGAGATCTTTATCAAAAGTGTTTAATTTGCGAATTCCGGCGGGGGAGGGGTCTATCAGTGGACAGGAACGATGAACATAGATACAAAATTATTTCACCAATCCTCATCAGGGAAGGATTACAATTTACGAGATACTTTTCTCTACCTGCATCATTATTTGTTGGGTGATTTTGCTCCAGTCTGTTTTTCAAGCTCTAGAGTCGGTAGATAGATGTCTGGCTAACCATTTTTTCTCACCATCAATTTGCCTAGCCATAAATTCTATGTAAATTTCAAAGGATCACGCTACTAGGAAAATGGTGATCACTGAATGAATACCCAACATCAACTGAAAAATGTGGACATTCAGTCCGTTTCTAGCCTCGCTATGTATTGGTCATAGAATTTTGCGGCTCTCTCCAAATCACCAAGCTCAGTGTAACAATCAGCTATGGCTCCATAAGCTTCTGTGTTCCCAGATTCCTCACCTTCTCTCTGCGAAATGGCCAGAACCATAGAATGATATTTGATTGCTTCCCGGTACTTACCCTGCCTTTGCAATGATGCCCCTAAAAAACACATACAAGAAAATGTGAAGAACACGAGCAGCATTCCATTTGGACAGGCCTCAAATGACTTTTTCCTTTGGGGGTGGGAGATGTTGGGATATAAACCAATTGTCACATCAAAAGATCACTAATCAGCCCATGTCTGAAATGGGTAATCCAGATTAATGGAAGATTAAAGGTGAAATTTTGGCATAGAATTATTACCATACATGCACGAAGTATATGCATTAATTGAATGCCTACACTGAATTCTCAGCCAAAGGGATGAGGTGCATCCATGCATGCTGTGTTAGTTTCAGTTAAGATGCAAGACAAACAGTACATATTCCTGTATGTTATCCCATGGAATGTCTTGCCACTAATCATTCTTGGGACAAAATATTGATTCAAAAAAATACGAAGATGGTATACCTAAGCCTCTAGCAGCCTTCTTTTCCTCTATTGGGTCCTTCAGATTCTGAGCAAGCTCAAGAGCAGACTTAAACTCTGCAAAGGCCTTCTCTGGATCTTGATTTCTCAAAAAATTCTTCCCATTTTTCAGGCAGGCGATCAGCTCCTGCTTCCTTGGGTCAACAATAACTTCACTCTCTGGTATCCTTCCACCAACAGGAGCATAACTCAGATTGGGTGCATATGATTCAATCTTAGCCTGCCTTCTTAAAGCTGCATTAATCTGCCGGAGCTGTTCGTTCAGGCGCTGTAATTCTCCTCTCCTTTGTCGCGCAAGTAATCCTGGAAAATTATGCAGAATGAACTAAAAGAACTTCCAAATCAACAAATTATGTGTGGAAGTGTGATGAGGACTGGGCAGCTTAGGAAATTAGCAGTCTCCAAAGTCTCCCTTGGCGCTCACCTAGCAGCCCATTTCCATGCTTTTCGGATGCCATTCTAGAATCCTAAGCCCATTTTAATCAACATAGCCACAGTTTTAGACCTCAAGTTTGAGTGCCTAAAAAATGCTTACAGTTTGGAAGTGTAGACGTTAAGAGAAGTACTGAAGAGATTCCTAAGACCATAAAAACTTCCACCTAACAGGTAATCAAGTGAACGATAAAACTAGAATCTGCAACAAAAAGCAGCAAGGGCAACTTACCTCCAACTGTGGCACCGATAAGGGCAACAAAAAGCAGCAAGGGCATATTCATATTGAGTATTGAATTGTCTGCCTCACAAGTTTCTGCGATAGCTTCCAAAGGTGCAAAGTACATCAAGGCATCAGTGGCAATAAGGGCCATCACTGGGACTCTTAAAGACATCATTTCCTGCCAAATCGATAACAAATGAGTACGTTTAGAAAATCATCATTGCCAAAGAAGACTCTTTCTTATGATTCGCATCTACAATTTCAAATTGCAAATTGCAGCTTGGTGAGACTAAGCAGGGAACACCAGGGTCATACGATGTTCAGCAAGGTGCACATTGATTTGCATTTCATCCCTAAAGGCCAAAAAGGCAATGAGTTCCTTATATGGTAGAGATTGCACAATCTGATGCTGCAACCGTTTATATGCAGTCTCTTGAAGAAGACTGAGTCATTTTCATTATGAGTTCTCCACAATATTGAACCAAACCTAAAATGTTGGGATCAGAGCTTCACGCCACAAGTCTGAGGAAATACGGCAGATTTACTCAAGAAACTGAATAGGCGATGAAACCTTTTGCATTTTTACAGATGTGGGTCATAATGTGAATTTTTTTCGTTAACAAAGAATGTGAGCTTGCAGTGTTTGCTCGGGGAAACTTATCAATTCCTAGAGAACATAAGAATTGTGAATATACAAGAAGGTGAAAGCGCATAATCCAACACAAGTAGTAAAAAAGTGGATTCAGAGGAAGTCCTGCGACCAATTATACCGTCTTAAATGTCACAAGACCTCTCTGCCCTGTGGTATGCAAACTAGTAGTACAAGGAAATGTTTCCCAAGAACCGATCTTTCGTACGGAACCTAACGATTTTCGCTCAACtctagaaataaaaatattgtCGCTTAAATTTGGATGGTATCTGCACCATATAGTGCCAGTACTTGTAATCCCTTAAATCTTTCTTGGTTCCTTTACGTTATATCAGCAATTCGGACTCGGCGAGGTTCCGGTAATGATTCTGGCAGTGTGCTTGTGTGCTTGAGCTGCTAATACTAAGTAAAGACTGGTCCAGCGTAAGAAATGCTCATCAATGGCTCCTAAATGAAGAGTTTTATTGGATTTAAAAAAGGGATAACTACCTTGTGACTGATAGTGAGCAGCTGGCGAGCAATGTTGATGTCGTACTTGCAGGTGATTTGGTGCTGGGCAACCCCATCTTGCAATCTTGCTGATACAGTCAAGAAAGTAGGCTGCAAACGGTGGGCTTTAGTTGTCTGCAAAGATGAGGGAGAACACATAGACCGAGGATAAGGGCTCCATGCCACAAGCCCTtgcctcatcatcatcatcttcttcttctattcGTCTTTAACACTAAACTCAGCAGCAGCAGATATCTGGTTTCTGATGTTCTCTTGGATGGATAAAATTTAATTATCCTTCTTCATCacattcccccccccccccccccccccccttgctctttctctctcttttattcttttttaactCCAAAAGCGATACTGTAGTCGCAGTAAATCTTCTCAACTTGAAGCAGTCCAAGTTTTATCCTAACGgggccccaaaaaaaaaaaaggaaagaaagaaaaacaagtgcCAGTTTTAttaatgtcttttttttttttggctttggtATCTAGTGTTAAAGGGCACAAAATTTCCCTATTTTGGTGGGGAGGTTTACAGTGTTGGACCCCGAAAGGGTTGTTGTTACCCAGCAGAAGGAAGGTAAAAGATGATTTATGGGTGGCTAGTCCGACGAGTGAGATGGAGCCTTTGCTTAATATAGGCAGCTTTCAACTTTACATTTTTTTGGTCTGTTTTAGTTCTCTACCTGACGCCTTAGGCCTTAGCCTCACACCACCCTATGCTTAGCGGATGGATTTATGCGTACGAGTTCTGACTCGCCCAAAGACGAGGTGGAAGATCGAACGCCAAAAATTCGATAAGGCATCATTCAAAGTTTTACGGGCTGCAAACCGCAACCAAACTACCCCTCTTTCTATTGGTATTAAGTATCCATAACCGGAAGAACGCTAGCAACTGGGCTTGATTTGCTTCCCTTTTTCTGGAGTAACTTGCAAGACATGAGACATTGGGCTTTGTTGTCTTTCTGTCAGAGGAGGAGGGGGCCAACCTTAATTGACAAGTCCACCGGACGAATGCAGCCCAAAAAGCCTGCAGCGACCTGGCCTGTTAACCGTCGTTAGGTTGCAAGGTCCCAATTAAAAGCATCTCATAAAGAAATTCGAATTCCCTCCCGAGTCCTGACTAGGACGGCAAACGAACCGAATCGAGTCAAGTTTTGAATTAATCGAGTCGAgactcgactaaattttaccaaactcgaattcgatctcgagctcgacgagccaacaattttcaagctcgagctcgacttgaatcaagtcgagtcgagctcgaacttgaaaaaaataaaaaataattattttatttttaaaaaaataaataaaataatatttttttcttaataaataataaaatatgaaagatatatacgtaattttactatgaaaataaaaaaaataaaaaatatatatataatatacgtaattttattattaaataaaaataatatacatATACTCAAACTCTCGAGTCAGCTCGCGAActaacgagtttaatattctgagctcgagttcgagctcaagtTTGACTCGAGCCGGCTCAAGCTCGATTAATATCGAGTTCGACTGCGACTCGATTCATTTGCAGCCCTAATCCtgacaccccaaaaaaaaaaaaaaagatactatATAAATTAGAGATCATGTAAGGCATTCGAGGAGCGACTAGTCACTTCTGGCGAACGACAGCGAAACCTAGAGAAGCGAAGGCAGTAGCTTCCAATACAGTAGGTGGGCGAAGGGCTAGGCCACTAACTCACTCATGTCGAAGAAGGCATACCATACCACACATATATCGTATTGAATTAGTAATGGGTGAAAGAAATACCAACAAGACGAGCGAAAAAATTTCGTGAActattgaaatttgaaactatCCATCAGtcctgaaaaggtttggcaatGGGTGGTAGTCTTCTGTTTGGATCGATGATTATTTAGTTCCTTTCAATTCCTCCAAAGTCTCTTTAGATTCTGTTTGAATCGATGATTATTTAATTCCCTTCGATTCCTCCAAGATCTCTTTAGGTTCTCTTCTCCTCGTAATAGAAGTAGATTTAGACTAAATTCTATCTGTGTGtgcggaaaaaaaaattgaaactatCTATCTATATATAATGTGATTGCTCGAATAAGTATCCGGGATTTCGCTTTCGCTCGACATCATGCACTTGAATGTTATGACTGACGGGGAAATTGATTGTAAGAAATTGTTCCATGGACGATTCTTGAAGTTAACAAGGAGCCATTCACATTTCACAATCAGCCACCATCAAAAGAACCTTGATTCTCAAAGAAAATTGAACCAGATAGCATCACCGACAACCACCGCCTCCCTGTTCCCCTGGGCCTGCCTGCATTCTTGAGAAAGAGAAAGGGCTTTTGCTGGTCCCCAGGCAACAAGGGTTGGATTTGAATATGCTTGTCGTGGAGGGTTGCTGGAGCCTGTAATTAATTCCAATTTCCAATCCacaccaaaaattaaaattcatcCTCCATCTCCAGAATTTCTTTTATTAGCCCCAATTAAAAGCGAAAGAAATCCAAAAAAGAGATCGGGCGTTCACTTAGATATCTAATTTTGGTTACGCCCTAGACTAAAATGTTCCTGGCTGTTGCAGTTGTACATACCCATACAGTGGGAGACAAAAAGGATCAGAGGGTTACCCCTAACCTGTTACTTGACCCATCAAAATTTCCCCGGAAAGTAAACAAACCTCACCATTACGTAAGATGTAGGAAGGTATCTGAGAGAAGGCCATTATTCAGAAGATTGAATCTTCAAATTAGTCGTCAACTAACCACGAAAGGGCTCATCAATTCTTGACTGAGTGCAAAGACCAAATCATTAAGAGGAGAACGAAATCTAACAGGAAATGTTTCGTAGGGTGAAAACATTTTACAGACAAgctcttttctttgtttttcctcttCCCTTTTGGGAGGACCGGTGGGCGTTGGGCGGGTGTGGACGGAAATACAGACAAATCCTCCTGATTTGTGATAATATCAGTGGACTCACTCTCCTGCAATACCTTACCATAAAAATGAGAATAAGAAATACTCTCTTCTCCTACATTTATTAGTTAACTCGGTGCTTGGGGCCTTGGGCCTGGAATAGAGTGTAGGTTACGTTGATCTGAACAACAACTTATTCGAAATTACAAGAGGGCCTGTGAGCTGTTGTGATAGTACGGCCCATCGGCCACAAGACTATGCCTCATTtgacaagtgagttttttggatatatatctaaaattttactgttgtttacagtaaaagtttttcaaaaaatttttaaaatatgtaatttttaaatattttaaagtgtatagtttaaaaactttgataaaaaattttttaggttactatagttaaagtttttaaaacaatttgtagcagacaaacttgacaaaaaactcAAGTGCCAAACAGGCAAGGCCTATATTCCGTCGATAGAATATGTGGCTCACCAAACCTTGAATAATCTTTTAATGATTCCACGCCCAAAAGTG
The Coffea arabica cultivar ET-39 chromosome 6c, Coffea Arabica ET-39 HiFi, whole genome shotgun sequence genome window above contains:
- the LOC113691569 gene encoding protein FLUORESCENT IN BLUE LIGHT, chloroplastic-like, translated to MMMMRQGLVAWSPYPRSMCSPSSLQTTKAHRLQPTFLTVSARLQDGVAQHQITCKYDINIARQLLTISHKEMMSLRVPVMALIATDALMYFAPLEAIAETCEADNSILNMNMPLLLFVALIGATVGGLLARQRRGELQRLNEQLRQINAALRRQAKIESYAPNLSYAPVGGRIPESEVIVDPRKQELIACLKNGKNFLRNQDPEKAFAEFKSALELAQNLKDPIEEKKAARGLGASLQRQGKYREAIKYHSMVLAISQREGEESGNTEAYGAIADCYTELGDLERAAKFYDQYIARLETD